From one Streptomyces sp. CA-210063 genomic stretch:
- a CDS encoding alpha/beta hydrolase, which yields MSETTGTTGITGTAGPRPVLEPAAAAFAEATANPPYLFDLGPVEGRKTVDEVQSGDVAKPAVDEEWVTVPGGPTGEVRARVVRPVGAKGVLPVILYIHGAGWVFGNAHTHDRLVRELAVGARAAVVFPEYDLSPEARYPVAVEQNYAVARWIVTEGAGHYLDATRIAVAGDSVGGNMSAALTLMAKERGDVPLVQQVLFYPVTDAAFDTGSYDQFAEGYFLRRDAMRWFWDQYTTSEKERAEITASPLRATPQQLKGLPPALVITAEADVLRDEGEAYANKLRAAGVPVTAVRYQGIIHDFVMLDALRETHAAEAAIGQAITTLRSALGTD from the coding sequence ATGTCCGAGACCACCGGCACCACCGGAATCACCGGCACAGCCGGCCCCCGTCCCGTCCTGGAGCCCGCCGCCGCGGCCTTCGCGGAGGCGACCGCGAACCCGCCGTATCTGTTCGACCTCGGGCCGGTCGAGGGCCGTAAGACCGTCGACGAGGTGCAGTCGGGCGACGTCGCCAAACCGGCCGTGGACGAGGAGTGGGTGACCGTCCCGGGTGGGCCCACCGGCGAGGTCAGGGCGCGTGTCGTCCGCCCGGTGGGAGCCAAGGGTGTGCTTCCGGTGATCCTCTACATCCACGGCGCCGGCTGGGTCTTCGGCAACGCCCACACCCACGACCGGCTGGTGCGCGAACTGGCCGTGGGCGCACGGGCCGCGGTCGTCTTCCCCGAGTACGACCTCTCGCCCGAGGCCCGCTACCCGGTCGCCGTCGAGCAGAACTACGCGGTGGCCCGCTGGATCGTCACCGAGGGCGCCGGCCACTACCTGGACGCCACGCGTATCGCCGTGGCCGGTGACTCCGTCGGCGGCAACATGAGTGCCGCGCTGACCCTGATGGCCAAGGAGCGGGGCGATGTGCCCCTGGTCCAGCAGGTGCTCTTCTACCCGGTCACCGACGCCGCCTTCGACACCGGCTCCTACGACCAGTTCGCCGAGGGCTACTTCCTGCGGCGGGACGCCATGCGCTGGTTCTGGGACCAGTACACGACCAGCGAGAAGGAGCGCGCCGAGATCACCGCGTCACCGCTGCGCGCCACCCCTCAGCAGCTCAAGGGCCTGCCCCCGGCCCTCGTCATCACCGCCGAGGCCGACGTCCTGCGCGACGAGGGCGAGGCGTACGCGAACAAGCTCCGCGCGGCCGGCGTACCGGTGACCGCCGTGCGCTACCAGGGCATCATCCACGACTTCGTCATGCTCGACGCCCTGCGCGAGACGCATGCCGCCGAGGCGGCGATCGGGCAGGCGATCACCACCCTGCGCTCGGCACTCGGCACCGACTGA
- a CDS encoding MarR family winged helix-turn-helix transcriptional regulator: MSTAGDIVSTAGAAPAEGHSLLLDDQLCFALYAASRAVTARYRPLLDELGLTYPQYLVMLVLWEQDSISVRDLGAALQLESSTLSPLLKRLEAGGLLRRERRTDDERSVAIRLTEAGAQLKERARTVPVDIGDAMGLTPEQHTLTKQLLRLLTANVSQG, encoded by the coding sequence GTGAGCACAGCCGGCGACATCGTGAGCACAGCCGGAGCGGCGCCGGCAGAGGGGCACAGCCTCCTCCTGGACGATCAACTCTGCTTCGCCCTGTACGCCGCCTCCCGCGCGGTCACGGCCCGCTACCGGCCGCTGCTCGACGAACTGGGGCTGACCTATCCGCAGTACCTGGTCATGCTCGTGCTCTGGGAGCAGGACTCGATCTCCGTGCGCGATCTGGGGGCCGCGCTCCAGCTCGAGTCCAGCACCCTCTCCCCGCTCCTGAAGCGCCTGGAGGCCGGCGGCCTGCTCCGCCGCGAGCGCCGTACGGACGACGAGCGCTCCGTCGCCATCCGCCTCACCGAGGCCGGGGCCCAGCTCAAGGAGCGGGCCCGGACCGTCCCCGTGGACATCGGCGACGCCATGGGCCTGACCCCCGAACAGCACACCCTCACCAAGCAGTTGCTCCGACTCCTCACGGCGAACGTCAGCCAGGGATGA
- a CDS encoding helix-turn-helix transcriptional regulator produces MTPLVSRTTELARLDEVLDRTLGRDGDSAVVDLAGNAGIGKSRLMAEFCRRARDRGMTVLRGRATEYEQHIPYQPFRDALADHDMELTDRGGAGDGHSDRFGLHRSVAKLLVRIATAGGGTGRRTGHGTGRPLGRGLVVALDDLHWADPASLELLDHLVRHPPHAPVVIVVARRDRQTAASLAAALTRGIDLGTVLRLDLGPLTERECVEVLAPRLAPGLPPGRAVELYAASDGNPLYLLALLQAEQAEPAGQCRRHGGSPPHSAGLGSLLLDELTPLTAGQRRTTEALAILGDHATVALLAVVTGQDEAGIDADLETLAARDLLRPSPGGRWSLRHPVLRALVHESTDPISRVRMHRLAAAGLADVGAPATERAHHIERSLTGWDPEAVAVLAEAAERSAATAPASSAHWLGVALAHLPDQPRHATLRRDLMLRRARALGVCGGLRESRDLLHEVIAMSPPDEAGATSVRASAVTLCAVMERHLGRYAEAVALLRRELSRIPGPTPADAVELGLELGSSAPHATAYPLVRAEVARTLDLARSLGDEVAEAGALAISALGETYEGEIPAAREATDQAAALVDALTDHDLAGLCEPLFRLSWAEVFLERYADAERHADRGLAIARRGGKLYVLPHLLLCKAHIHTQTLRMASAVELADEAEAIARGIGSDELLAFVLGSKAHALVPALAYDDRTALAVAEEAVAVAGPGTNWWASIAWCMLGYVEIHVGDPQRARTALLRAGGDDLNALQPCIRPLLLEILVSSAVATGDTDSARAWAERAGKEAEQLDLPSQRASALRSAAHIARTEGDTATAVELFEEAVEQSARVGAVRWEAFSLLLGAPLTAAAGHPDRARAMWTRARHLAATGGARLLTGLADVFRPAVFGPPAAGDAPDTVSAPLSRREREIAALIAEGLTTPDIAARLYLSPRTVESHLSRIYRKTGVTSRAGLAVLHIRSELRDGP; encoded by the coding sequence GTGACTCCGCTGGTCAGCCGAACGACCGAGTTGGCGCGCCTGGACGAAGTACTCGACCGGACACTCGGTCGTGACGGCGATTCGGCGGTCGTGGACCTGGCCGGGAACGCGGGCATCGGCAAGAGCCGGCTCATGGCCGAGTTCTGCCGACGGGCGCGGGACCGGGGGATGACGGTGCTGCGTGGCCGGGCCACGGAGTACGAACAGCACATCCCCTACCAGCCGTTCAGGGATGCACTCGCCGACCACGACATGGAGCTGACGGATCGCGGCGGCGCCGGGGACGGGCACAGCGACCGGTTCGGGCTGCACCGGTCCGTCGCGAAGCTGCTCGTCCGGATCGCCACGGCCGGCGGCGGGACGGGCCGCAGGACCGGCCACGGGACCGGCCGCCCACTCGGCCGAGGGCTCGTCGTGGCCCTGGACGACCTGCACTGGGCCGACCCGGCGTCCCTGGAACTCCTCGACCACCTTGTCCGTCATCCCCCGCACGCCCCTGTCGTGATCGTTGTGGCCCGTCGCGACCGCCAGACCGCGGCCTCCCTCGCCGCCGCACTCACGCGGGGCATCGACCTGGGTACGGTGCTCCGGCTGGACCTCGGACCGCTCACCGAGCGCGAGTGCGTCGAGGTCCTGGCCCCCCGACTGGCGCCCGGTCTGCCGCCCGGCCGGGCCGTCGAGTTGTACGCCGCCAGCGACGGCAACCCGCTCTACTTGCTCGCCCTCCTGCAGGCCGAGCAGGCTGAACCGGCCGGACAGTGCCGACGACATGGCGGCTCACCACCGCACTCCGCCGGGCTCGGCTCCCTCCTGCTGGACGAACTGACCCCGCTGACCGCGGGACAGCGCCGTACCACCGAGGCACTTGCCATCCTGGGCGACCATGCCACCGTCGCCCTGCTGGCCGTGGTGACCGGCCAGGACGAGGCCGGTATCGACGCGGACCTGGAAACGCTGGCCGCCCGCGATCTGCTCCGCCCGAGCCCGGGTGGGCGGTGGTCGCTGCGCCATCCGGTGCTGCGGGCGCTCGTGCACGAGAGCACCGACCCCATATCGCGCGTCCGCATGCACCGCCTGGCCGCCGCCGGACTGGCCGACGTCGGCGCTCCCGCCACCGAACGCGCCCACCACATCGAGCGGTCGCTGACCGGCTGGGACCCGGAGGCCGTCGCAGTACTCGCCGAAGCGGCCGAACGGTCCGCCGCCACCGCACCCGCGAGCAGCGCCCACTGGCTGGGCGTCGCCCTCGCACACCTGCCCGACCAGCCGCGGCACGCCACACTGCGCCGTGACTTGATGCTGCGCCGGGCCCGAGCCCTCGGCGTCTGCGGAGGACTGCGGGAGAGCCGCGACCTGCTGCACGAGGTGATCGCCATGTCGCCACCGGACGAGGCGGGGGCGACAAGCGTGCGGGCTTCCGCCGTGACGCTGTGCGCCGTGATGGAACGTCACCTCGGGCGCTACGCGGAGGCGGTCGCGCTGCTCCGCCGCGAGCTCTCCCGTATCCCTGGCCCGACCCCCGCAGATGCCGTCGAACTCGGCCTGGAGCTGGGCTCGTCCGCGCCGCATGCCACCGCATACCCGCTGGTACGTGCCGAGGTGGCACGCACCCTCGACCTGGCCCGGTCGCTGGGCGACGAGGTCGCCGAGGCAGGCGCGCTCGCGATCTCGGCCCTCGGGGAGACGTACGAAGGCGAGATTCCCGCCGCACGGGAGGCCACCGACCAGGCGGCGGCTCTCGTCGACGCGCTGACCGATCACGACCTCGCGGGCCTGTGCGAGCCGCTGTTCCGGCTGAGCTGGGCGGAGGTGTTCCTGGAAAGGTACGCCGATGCCGAACGGCACGCCGATCGCGGTCTGGCCATCGCGCGGCGCGGCGGCAAGCTGTACGTCCTGCCGCACCTGCTGCTGTGCAAGGCGCACATCCACACACAGACCCTGAGGATGGCCTCGGCCGTGGAACTCGCGGACGAGGCCGAGGCCATCGCCCGCGGCATCGGCAGCGACGAACTGCTGGCCTTCGTCCTGGGCAGCAAGGCCCATGCCCTGGTCCCCGCCCTTGCGTACGACGACCGGACCGCACTGGCGGTGGCCGAGGAAGCGGTCGCGGTGGCCGGTCCGGGCACCAACTGGTGGGCGTCCATCGCCTGGTGCATGCTCGGCTACGTGGAGATCCACGTCGGCGACCCCCAGCGTGCCCGGACCGCCCTCCTCCGCGCGGGAGGTGACGACCTGAACGCACTTCAGCCGTGCATACGTCCGCTCCTCCTGGAGATCCTGGTTAGCTCCGCCGTCGCCACGGGCGACACGGACTCGGCCAGGGCCTGGGCGGAGCGGGCCGGCAAGGAGGCCGAGCAACTCGACCTGCCGTCGCAGCGGGCCTCGGCGCTGCGCAGCGCGGCCCACATCGCGCGTACCGAAGGCGACACGGCGACGGCGGTCGAACTGTTCGAGGAAGCCGTGGAGCAGTCGGCCCGTGTCGGAGCGGTCCGGTGGGAGGCATTCAGCCTGCTGCTCGGCGCCCCCCTGACCGCGGCCGCCGGTCACCCGGACCGCGCCCGAGCCATGTGGACACGCGCCCGGCACCTCGCCGCGACCGGCGGTGCACGTCTGCTGACCGGCCTGGCGGACGTGTTCCGCCCGGCCGTGTTCGGCCCCCCGGCCGCCGGCGACGCGCCCGACACCGTGTCCGCGCCCCTCTCCCGCCGCGAACGTGAGATCGCCGCCCTGATCGCCGAAGGCCTGACCACCCCCGACATCGCAGCCCGGCTCTACCTCAGCCCCCGCACGGTCGAGAGCCACCTCAGCCGCATCTACCGCAAGACTGGCGTCACGTCGCGGGCCGGCCTCGCTGTCCTCCACATTCGGTCCGAGCTGCGCGACGGACCGTAG
- a CDS encoding SMI1/KNR4 family protein: protein MIHESLAVLRRAAEAGTVTITASGPASADAVRRRETGLKPHFGTINWAAPPGYRALLAEHNAFTCRGEFGHDIVIVGDEDMVALNANIVHMPEHTDTGGDGRRLSTNHLVGFADSGAEAVWCFDVTQPDADGEYPVYLREQGEERARYVESGDWEVPADSAPDFARSHWHWQPARSRGSSGLSSVRRPLECAM from the coding sequence TTGATACACGAGAGCCTGGCAGTTCTTCGCCGCGCCGCCGAGGCCGGAACGGTCACGATCACGGCGTCGGGCCCCGCCTCGGCAGACGCTGTCCGCCGCCGGGAAACGGGCCTGAAGCCGCACTTCGGCACGATCAACTGGGCGGCCCCACCCGGCTATCGGGCCCTCCTCGCCGAGCACAACGCCTTCACCTGCCGAGGCGAGTTCGGCCATGACATCGTCATCGTCGGCGACGAGGACATGGTCGCGCTGAACGCGAATATCGTGCACATGCCGGAGCACACAGACACTGGTGGCGACGGCCGTCGCCTGTCCACCAACCACCTGGTCGGCTTCGCCGATTCCGGCGCGGAGGCAGTCTGGTGCTTCGACGTCACGCAGCCGGACGCGGACGGCGAGTATCCCGTCTACCTCCGCGAGCAGGGCGAGGAGCGCGCACGCTACGTCGAGAGCGGCGACTGGGAGGTCCCGGCCGACTCGGCCCCGGACTTCGCCAGAAGTCACTGGCATTGGCAGCCGGCCCGATCTCGCGGGTCTTCGGGGCTCAGCAGTGTCAGACGACCGCTGGAGTGCGCGATGTAG
- a CDS encoding serine/threonine-protein kinase: MVLELCPGGSLGDRLHRQGPFPVREARDIGVRIADALAAAHAAGVLHRDIKPGNIMVNQYGGVALADFGLAAMPRPGQELSVTREALTPAYAPPEAFHLAEPTPAGDVYSLGATIYALVHGRAPHFPEEGALSIAEVIKRHTWPIPDLPGVSPAFNEVLRHAMAPDPAHRLPSAAALRDALATVDLHDDAPAVPTTYALTAPAIGNSPSPHGPLSFPPPGPGGGPETRPVVARDQRKNRLPRWAVPVLALAVAVLGTAGVLAYRSGSSSEESTGSSPASEVSSTASAASPGEGASAATDFKVPTTTEDCPAASVAGVGARCATTAECWGGMVVTTGVVTVTRSDCLVEHPWETFAIAPLPSDRTTNNQQELSKHPDVRKLCSRDVMAKTRQGEALDIAPPAGPST, translated from the coding sequence ATGGTGCTGGAGCTGTGCCCGGGCGGTTCGCTGGGCGACCGGCTCCACCGGCAGGGCCCGTTCCCGGTGCGGGAGGCGCGGGACATCGGGGTGCGCATCGCCGACGCGCTCGCCGCCGCGCACGCCGCCGGGGTGCTGCACCGCGACATCAAGCCGGGCAACATCATGGTCAACCAGTACGGAGGCGTCGCCCTGGCCGACTTCGGTCTCGCGGCGATGCCCCGGCCGGGCCAGGAACTGTCGGTCACCCGGGAGGCGTTGACGCCCGCGTACGCCCCGCCCGAGGCGTTCCACCTGGCCGAACCCACGCCCGCGGGGGACGTGTACTCCCTCGGCGCGACCATCTACGCCCTCGTGCACGGCCGGGCCCCGCACTTCCCCGAAGAGGGCGCCCTCAGCATCGCCGAGGTCATCAAGCGGCACACCTGGCCCATACCCGACCTGCCCGGAGTGAGCCCGGCCTTCAACGAGGTCCTACGGCATGCCATGGCACCCGACCCGGCTCACCGCCTGCCGAGCGCCGCGGCCCTGCGGGACGCCCTCGCCACCGTCGACCTGCACGACGATGCGCCGGCCGTCCCCACCACGTACGCCCTGACCGCCCCGGCAATCGGCAACTCCCCATCGCCGCACGGCCCGTTGAGCTTCCCGCCGCCGGGGCCGGGCGGCGGACCGGAAACGCGGCCCGTGGTCGCGCGGGACCAGAGGAAGAACCGGCTCCCGCGGTGGGCCGTCCCGGTCCTGGCGCTGGCCGTGGCCGTTCTCGGCACGGCCGGAGTGCTGGCGTACCGGAGCGGGTCCTCGTCCGAGGAGTCCACGGGCTCCTCCCCCGCGTCCGAGGTCTCCTCCACCGCGAGCGCGGCGTCCCCGGGCGAGGGAGCCTCCGCCGCCACCGACTTCAAGGTGCCGACGACCACCGAGGACTGCCCGGCGGCCTCCGTCGCGGGCGTGGGCGCCCGCTGCGCCACGACCGCCGAGTGCTGGGGCGGCATGGTCGTCACCACCGGAGTCGTCACCGTCACCCGCTCCGACTGCCTGGTGGAGCACCCCTGGGAGACCTTCGCCATCGCCCCGCTCCCCTCGGACCGGACGACCAACAACCAGCAGGAACTGAGCAAACACCCCGACGTCCGCAAACTCTGCTCACGCGACGTCATGGCGAAAACAAGGCAGGGCGAGGCCCTGGACATCGCCCCGCCCGCTGGACCATCGACGTGA
- a CDS encoding cytochrome P450, with the protein MVTAQAENTDQDLDELLANCALLLIAGHETTTHFIGNATLALLRHPHAADQLRRRPDLMPAAVEELLRYDAPVQLMLRRARHDLDLAGRTIAEGQTVLLVSGAANRHPAVFPDPHVLDFERPGGRHMAFGHGPHFCLGAALARLEGAIVLEALLTRLPGLCLDGTAPPQWQRSLNFRGLTRLDVAFTPPSDDHNSGTQAMPADGSPYGLGPATPAGACPARPGPGGVMGA; encoded by the coding sequence ATGGTGACCGCACAGGCCGAGAACACCGACCAGGACCTCGACGAACTCCTCGCCAACTGCGCCCTGCTCCTGATCGCCGGCCACGAGACCACCACCCACTTCATCGGCAACGCCACACTCGCCCTGCTCCGCCACCCGCACGCCGCCGACCAACTGCGCCGCCGACCCGACCTGATGCCCGCAGCGGTCGAGGAACTCCTGCGCTACGACGCCCCGGTACAGCTGATGCTGCGCCGGGCACGGCACGACCTGGACCTGGCGGGCCGCACCATCGCCGAAGGGCAGACGGTGCTCCTGGTCAGCGGCGCCGCCAACCGGCATCCGGCCGTCTTCCCCGATCCCCATGTGCTGGACTTCGAGCGGCCCGGCGGACGGCACATGGCGTTCGGGCACGGGCCGCACTTCTGCCTCGGCGCGGCGCTGGCCCGGCTGGAAGGCGCGATCGTCCTGGAAGCACTCCTCACCCGGCTCCCCGGCCTGTGCCTCGACGGCACCGCGCCGCCGCAGTGGCAGCGCAGCCTCAACTTCCGCGGGCTCACCCGTCTGGACGTCGCCTTCACCCCGCCTTCGGACGATCACAACAGCGGAACGCAGGCCATGCCGGCCGACGGTTCCCCATACGGCCTCGGCCCCGCGACGCCTGCCGGCGCGTGCCCCGCCCGGCCGGGGCCCGGCGGTGTCATGGGCGCTTGA
- a CDS encoding cytochrome P450 codes for MTRGLSSVRYPDIEAVPEELRPLARVLSRQMLYSDAPDHPRLRALISKAFTSRAVAALRARIFEAVDRIITHAAPTGRMDIVADLARPLPLTIICDLLDVPEQDRPALASWSEPIAEAIGNSRLDADRNREASQSMTDMLAYFRELLTRHDTPPPPTPCAPW; via the coding sequence GTGACCCGGGGGCTGTCCTCGGTGCGCTATCCCGACATCGAGGCCGTTCCCGAGGAACTGCGGCCGCTGGCCCGGGTCCTGAGCCGGCAGATGCTCTACAGCGACGCCCCCGACCACCCCCGGCTACGGGCCCTGATCAGCAAAGCCTTCACCTCCCGAGCAGTAGCGGCACTCCGCGCCCGGATCTTCGAAGCCGTTGACCGGATCATCACCCACGCGGCGCCGACCGGGCGGATGGACATCGTCGCGGACCTCGCCCGCCCCCTGCCTCTCACCATCATCTGCGACCTCCTCGACGTACCGGAGCAGGACCGCCCCGCCCTCGCCTCCTGGTCCGAGCCGATCGCCGAAGCCATAGGCAACTCCCGGCTCGACGCCGACCGCAACCGCGAGGCCTCGCAGAGCATGACGGACATGCTTGCCTACTTCCGCGAACTCCTCACCCGTCACGACACCCCGCCGCCCCCCACACCCTGCGCGCCATGGTGA
- a CDS encoding carbon-nitrogen hydrolase family protein, whose product MRIAAAQARPHWLDPTATTKKVLAWLENAAAQGVQLIAFPETFLSGYPSWLEHTGGARFNDAAQKRAYAAYLQAAVELDGPELARITEAARDLGIFVYLGTTERGVGTARGTVFCTLVAIDPGAGIVSAHRKLMPTHEERLVWGIGDGNGLRVHQVGPARVGGLNCWENWMPQARHALYAQGEELHISVWPGNPHNTADKSTCFIAREGRMFHLAANGLLSLADVPTDFPLRAELEEAGVTDYCRGGSAVAAPDGTWIVEPVVDEERLVIADLDFARVREERQNFDPAGHYSRPDVFAVEVDRRRRDASHFRD is encoded by the coding sequence ATGCGTATTGCTGCCGCACAGGCCCGGCCGCACTGGCTCGATCCGACGGCGACGACCAAGAAGGTCCTCGCCTGGCTCGAGAACGCGGCGGCACAGGGCGTCCAGCTGATCGCCTTCCCCGAGACCTTCCTGTCCGGCTACCCGTCCTGGCTGGAGCACACAGGCGGCGCCCGCTTCAACGACGCCGCACAGAAGCGCGCCTATGCGGCATACCTGCAGGCCGCGGTCGAGCTCGACGGCCCGGAACTCGCCCGGATCACCGAAGCCGCGCGGGACCTGGGCATCTTCGTGTACCTCGGAACGACGGAACGAGGAGTGGGTACCGCCCGAGGGACCGTGTTCTGCACACTGGTCGCCATCGACCCCGGCGCAGGCATCGTCAGCGCCCACCGCAAGCTCATGCCGACCCACGAAGAACGGCTGGTCTGGGGCATCGGGGACGGCAACGGACTGCGCGTGCACCAAGTGGGCCCCGCCCGGGTGGGAGGCCTGAACTGCTGGGAGAACTGGATGCCCCAGGCCCGCCACGCCCTGTACGCGCAGGGCGAGGAACTGCACATCAGTGTCTGGCCCGGCAATCCCCACAACACCGCCGACAAGAGCACCTGCTTCATAGCCCGCGAGGGGAGGATGTTCCACCTCGCGGCCAACGGGCTGCTCTCCCTGGCCGACGTCCCCACCGACTTCCCGCTGCGCGCCGAGCTGGAGGAGGCCGGCGTGACCGACTACTGCCGTGGTGGCTCTGCCGTCGCGGCGCCGGACGGCACCTGGATCGTCGAGCCGGTCGTGGACGAGGAGCGTCTGGTCATCGCCGATCTGGACTTTGCCCGGGTCCGGGAGGAGCGCCAGAACTTCGATCCGGCCGGCCACTACAGCAGGCCTGACGTCTTCGCCGTCGAGGTGGACCGCCGGCGCAGGGACGCTTCGCACTTCCGCGACTGA
- a CDS encoding VOC family protein, which translates to MAMHEIPVPPFHLAVPVDDLAVARRFYGETLGCRQGRSSDTWIDWNFRGHQLVTHLAPRNEPIHNPVDGHDVPVPHFGLVLSIPDFHTLAERLRAADTTFVIEPYLRFEGQPGEQWTMFLKDPSGNALEFKAFADSSQIFAV; encoded by the coding sequence ATGGCCATGCACGAAATACCGGTCCCGCCGTTCCACCTGGCCGTGCCCGTCGACGACCTGGCTGTAGCTCGCCGCTTCTACGGTGAGACCTTGGGCTGCCGCCAGGGCCGCAGCTCCGACACGTGGATCGACTGGAACTTCCGCGGCCATCAGCTCGTGACGCACCTGGCGCCGCGCAATGAGCCGATCCACAATCCGGTCGACGGCCACGACGTACCCGTCCCGCACTTCGGCCTCGTCCTGTCCATCCCCGACTTCCATACACTCGCCGAACGCCTCCGCGCGGCGGACACCACGTTTGTCATCGAGCCCTATCTGCGCTTCGAGGGGCAGCCCGGCGAGCAGTGGACCATGTTCCTCAAGGACCCTTCGGGTAACGCCCTGGAGTTCAAGGCGTTCGCCGACAGCTCGCAGATCTTCGCAGTGTAG
- a CDS encoding GntR family transcriptional regulator has protein sequence MSNPNGIAPARRRGMANEVADRIRDAIFSGVYAPGAQLREVELATALQVSRGPVREALLRLEREGLVQSEWHRGTTVTSLSAQDAEELNSLRGALEQLAVERLVEHATEEDLAAVRKAVDRMGRAEDEHAIVRLDLEFHDAVYAAAHHGRLEGAWQAIRSQVHLFLLMRMGLTENGYAQHIETEHRELADVLEARDTERALRLFAEHRSHAFDLLKAADAKG, from the coding sequence GTGAGCAACCCGAATGGCATCGCGCCGGCCCGCCGACGCGGCATGGCAAACGAGGTCGCGGACCGGATCCGGGACGCGATCTTCTCCGGCGTCTACGCGCCCGGAGCTCAGCTGCGCGAGGTCGAGCTGGCCACGGCCCTCCAGGTCAGCCGCGGTCCGGTGCGCGAGGCACTGCTCAGGCTGGAGCGCGAAGGCCTCGTCCAGAGCGAGTGGCACCGTGGGACCACCGTGACCTCCCTGTCCGCACAGGACGCCGAGGAGCTGAACAGCCTCCGCGGCGCCTTGGAGCAGCTGGCCGTCGAGCGCCTCGTGGAGCACGCCACGGAGGAGGACCTGGCGGCCGTCCGGAAAGCCGTGGACCGGATGGGCCGTGCCGAGGACGAGCATGCGATTGTGCGGCTGGACCTGGAGTTCCACGACGCTGTCTACGCCGCCGCCCACCACGGCCGCCTGGAAGGGGCATGGCAGGCGATCCGCTCCCAGGTGCACCTGTTCCTGCTGATGCGCATGGGCCTGACCGAGAACGGCTACGCCCAGCACATCGAGACCGAACACCGGGAACTGGCCGACGTCCTGGAGGCCCGCGACACCGAGCGCGCTCTCCGGCTCTTCGCGGAACACCGGAGCCACGCCTTCGACCTCCTCAAGGCGGCGGACGCGAAGGGGTAG